One stretch of Streptomyces sp. NBC_00443 DNA includes these proteins:
- a CDS encoding lanthionine synthetase LanC family protein translates to MRTPTLEEVEALAVDGLRWLLSVARDTGYVGRGLTWPTRPSSDELNPMLYSGTAGVVPVLLEAWRHFGDDSYADAAVRAARGLADSVESWEDDSLYFGRTGMALALRAVHDDLGDTSAGTAADRALELVRSRFDGTRWGELFELMGGNAGIGLGALLAGQEDLAVRAVEPYARTAEQTPAGVNWQHRPGAPGRMHHISHGTLGIVYGLAAVGHATGRKDLAELALAGAADVVSRDEGGPEGFLVPHSDPHHRPDVVERHNYGWCHGPTGDAQVFRLLRSLSADPAWPALADRCWHTVTHSGLPNRLRPGFWDNNGRCCGTAGVLALAVDRIAEQDDSPEFALVLVADLAAHATRDADGARWSNVEHRATPSALEPQPGWAMGNAGIVRELLRFVRVVRGGEPDYAFTWPDQPTVRHSRQAGMA, encoded by the coding sequence GTGAGGACGCCGACCCTCGAAGAGGTCGAGGCCCTGGCCGTGGACGGCCTGCGGTGGCTGCTGTCGGTCGCGCGCGACACCGGCTACGTCGGCCGCGGCCTCACATGGCCGACCAGGCCCTCCAGCGACGAGCTCAACCCCATGCTCTACAGCGGCACGGCCGGCGTCGTCCCGGTTCTCCTGGAAGCGTGGCGGCACTTCGGCGACGACTCCTACGCGGACGCCGCCGTGCGCGCGGCCCGCGGGCTGGCGGACTCCGTCGAGAGCTGGGAGGACGACTCCCTGTACTTCGGCCGCACCGGAATGGCCCTCGCGCTGCGTGCCGTCCACGACGACCTGGGCGACACGTCCGCCGGCACCGCCGCGGACCGGGCCCTGGAGCTGGTGCGTTCCCGCTTCGACGGGACCCGCTGGGGCGAGCTGTTCGAGCTGATGGGCGGCAACGCCGGGATCGGGCTGGGCGCGCTCCTGGCCGGGCAGGAGGATCTCGCCGTCCGGGCGGTGGAGCCGTACGCCCGCACGGCGGAGCAGACTCCCGCCGGGGTCAACTGGCAGCACCGGCCCGGCGCACCCGGCCGTATGCACCACATCTCGCACGGCACGCTCGGCATCGTGTACGGCCTGGCCGCGGTCGGCCACGCGACCGGCCGCAAGGACCTGGCCGAGCTCGCGCTGGCCGGTGCCGCGGACGTCGTCTCGCGCGACGAGGGCGGCCCCGAAGGCTTTCTCGTCCCGCACTCCGACCCGCACCACCGCCCCGACGTTGTCGAACGCCACAACTACGGCTGGTGCCACGGCCCCACCGGCGACGCCCAGGTCTTCCGCCTGCTGCGAAGCCTGTCCGCCGACCCTGCCTGGCCGGCGCTCGCCGACCGCTGCTGGCACACCGTCACACACTCCGGCCTGCCGAACCGGCTGCGCCCCGGCTTCTGGGACAACAACGGCCGCTGCTGCGGCACGGCGGGCGTCCTCGCCCTCGCCGTCGACCGCATCGCCGAGCAGGACGACTCCCCCGAGTTCGCCCTGGTCCTGGTCGCCGACCTCGCCGCCCACGCCACCCGCGACGCCGACGGCGCACGCTGGTCCAACGTCGAGCACCGGGCCACCCCGAGCGCACTCGAACCGCAGCCGGGATGGGCGATGGGCAACGCGGGCATCGTGCGCGAACTGCTGCGCTTCGTAAGGGTCGTACGGGGAGGCGAGCCGGACTACGCGTTCACGTGGCCGGACCAGCCGACGGTGCGGCACTCGCGTCAGGCCGGCATGGCCTAG
- a CDS encoding LamG-like jellyroll fold domain-containing protein has protein sequence MSTSEHRTGLDRRALLQAAVAVPAAGAVVTAAGAGPAQADSTTVGGGRSRFDARSPRFALAVLPDTQYLFDADSSDPAPLRATFRYLVAEREKANVAFMTHLGDVTEHGTEEEIELAADTFRGIHGKVPYSVLAGNHDIRSSTDDQRGDSAYLAAFGPERYASMPTFRSASPDGYNSYHVLRAADREWLVLALDWRVSDKGLRWAQGVLDTHPTLPAVLTTHDLAWSDDDGAAQLSDNGKRLWDGLIRGNDQIFLALGGHYWPPGRTVLTNDADNDVHVHITNYQDRYYGGAGMIRLYGFDLVRGVIDVETFSPWFLARDPERRSPLEAETIELTGPTDRFSLSIDFDERFKGFAPVPAPKPRPASAVMPRGTVAYWRFDDSGTTAAGTPGAPVADGALIRDLTGNGNDLTVSRLHSSGPDALTWSADHHPGQPAHASLRFDGGKGPDRGAVLTTAAGAPVNSTKFTRGYTIETHVMLPEPFEGDHSWMGILSWEGRNGDAGKTTGWSPLEPTCSLNLSPERFLQFVVYPHVQDADPTSWSHAVPVGRWMHIALVNDGRRTVMYVDGSKIARNPAQPSTGITTLGKPFVIGATQFDEKFGQGFYGWIGDTRIVNRALSSRDFLTPFD, from the coding sequence ATGAGCACATCAGAGCACCGCACCGGGCTGGACAGACGCGCACTCTTGCAGGCCGCGGTGGCGGTACCCGCGGCCGGCGCGGTGGTCACGGCGGCCGGCGCGGGCCCGGCGCAGGCCGACTCGACGACCGTGGGCGGCGGCCGGTCCCGGTTCGACGCGCGCAGTCCGCGGTTCGCGCTGGCCGTGCTTCCCGACACGCAGTATCTGTTCGATGCCGACAGTTCCGATCCGGCGCCGCTGCGTGCCACGTTCCGCTACCTCGTCGCCGAGCGGGAGAAGGCGAACGTCGCCTTCATGACGCACCTCGGCGATGTCACGGAGCACGGCACCGAGGAGGAGATCGAACTCGCCGCCGACACCTTCAGGGGCATCCACGGCAAGGTGCCGTACAGCGTCCTGGCGGGGAATCACGACATCCGCTCGTCCACGGACGACCAGCGCGGCGACTCCGCCTATCTCGCGGCGTTCGGCCCCGAGCGCTACGCGTCGATGCCGACCTTCCGCAGTGCGTCCCCCGACGGCTACAACAGCTACCACGTGCTGCGCGCGGCGGACCGCGAGTGGCTGGTGCTCGCCCTCGACTGGCGGGTGTCGGACAAAGGGCTGCGGTGGGCGCAGGGCGTGCTCGACACCCATCCCACGCTGCCCGCCGTGCTCACCACGCACGACCTCGCCTGGTCGGACGACGATGGCGCGGCGCAGCTGTCGGACAACGGCAAGCGGCTGTGGGACGGCCTCATCCGTGGCAACGACCAGATCTTCCTGGCGCTGGGCGGCCACTACTGGCCGCCCGGGCGCACCGTCCTGACCAACGACGCCGACAACGATGTCCACGTCCACATCACCAACTACCAGGACCGCTACTACGGCGGCGCCGGCATGATCCGCCTCTACGGCTTCGACCTGGTGCGCGGGGTCATCGACGTCGAGACCTTCTCACCGTGGTTCCTCGCCCGTGACCCCGAGCGGCGTTCACCGCTGGAGGCCGAGACGATCGAACTGACCGGACCCACAGACCGGTTCAGCCTCAGCATCGACTTCGACGAGCGTTTCAAGGGTTTCGCGCCGGTCCCCGCGCCGAAGCCGCGACCGGCTTCTGCCGTCATGCCCCGGGGCACGGTCGCCTACTGGCGCTTCGACGACTCCGGGACGACCGCCGCCGGTACGCCCGGTGCCCCCGTGGCCGACGGAGCGCTCATACGTGACCTCACGGGCAACGGCAACGATCTGACGGTGAGCCGGCTGCACTCGAGCGGACCGGATGCCCTCACGTGGTCCGCCGACCACCACCCGGGCCAGCCCGCGCACGCCAGCCTCCGCTTCGACGGCGGAAAGGGCCCTGATCGCGGCGCCGTCCTCACGACTGCCGCGGGCGCACCCGTCAACAGCACGAAGTTCACCCGGGGTTACACCATCGAGACGCACGTCATGCTGCCCGAACCCTTCGAGGGCGACCACAGCTGGATGGGCATCCTGAGCTGGGAGGGCCGCAACGGCGACGCCGGCAAGACGACGGGCTGGTCCCCGTTGGAGCCCACCTGCAGCCTCAACCTGTCTCCGGAGAGATTCCTCCAGTTCGTCGTCTACCCCCACGTCCAGGACGCCGACCCCACGTCGTGGAGCCACGCCGTGCCGGTCGGCCGCTGGATGCACATCGCACTCGTCAACGACGGCCGGCGCACGGTGATGTACGTCGACGGCTCGAAGATCGCCCGCAATCCGGCACAGCCGTCGACGGGCATCACCACGCTCGGCAAGCCCTTCGTCATCGGCGCGACCCAGTTCGACGAGAAGTTCGGGCAGGGCTTCTACGGATGGATCGGCGACACCCGCATCGTGAACCGGGCGCTGTCCTCGCGCGACTTCCTGACGCCCTTCGACTGA
- a CDS encoding S1 family peptidase, which translates to MTARRTTDRRSQLIAYALSLLGVVALTVSGTSATAASAARPPTPSSVSGPASAVTSLGIDGTAWAVDERSGTLRVLADATVTDAELARLRHAAARFPGAVTLERLDGRLRTFLSGGDGIYAGGRRCTAGVNVQSGSTYYFVTAGHCTAGLPTWYTGAAMDTAVGPTTGSSFPGNDFGVVRYANPAVPHPGTIGTVDVTGTASAHVGQRVCTRGATTGVRCGVVTALNATVNYGGGDTVSGLIQTNICAEPGDSGGPLYAGDKVIGILSGGSGNCATGGTTYYQPIQEALSAYGLSVY; encoded by the coding sequence ATGACAGCACGCCGTACAACCGACAGACGCTCACAACTGATCGCCTACGCACTGAGTTTGCTCGGCGTGGTCGCCCTCACGGTGTCCGGCACCAGCGCGACGGCAGCGTCCGCTGCCCGGCCGCCCACACCGTCCTCGGTGTCCGGCCCGGCCTCGGCCGTCACCTCACTGGGGATCGACGGGACGGCGTGGGCCGTGGACGAGCGGAGCGGGACGTTGCGAGTCCTCGCCGACGCCACGGTCACCGACGCCGAGCTTGCCCGACTCCGCCACGCCGCCGCCCGCTTCCCCGGTGCCGTCACCCTCGAACGGCTCGACGGCCGGCTGCGCACGTTCCTGTCCGGCGGCGACGGCATCTACGCCGGCGGCCGGCGCTGCACGGCGGGCGTCAACGTGCAGAGCGGGTCCACGTACTACTTCGTAACCGCCGGACACTGCACCGCGGGCCTGCCCACCTGGTACACCGGCGCTGCCATGGACACGGCCGTCGGCCCCACCACCGGCAGCAGCTTCCCCGGCAACGACTTCGGGGTCGTCCGTTACGCCAACCCGGCCGTGCCGCACCCCGGCACCATCGGAACGGTCGACGTGACCGGGACGGCGTCCGCCCACGTCGGCCAACGGGTCTGCACCCGGGGCGCGACGACCGGAGTCCGCTGCGGCGTGGTCACCGCCCTCAACGCGACTGTGAACTACGGCGGCGGCGACACTGTGTCCGGGCTGATCCAGACCAACATCTGCGCCGAACCCGGCGACAGCGGCGGTCCGCTCTACGCCGGCGACAAGGTCATCGGCATCCTCTCCGGCGGCTCCGGCAACTGCGCCACGGGAGGGACCACTTACTACCAGCCGATCCAGGAAGCGCTGAGCGCTTACGGCCTGTCGGTCTACTGA
- a CDS encoding LacI family DNA-binding transcriptional regulator — translation MARPRIKDVARLAGVSEKTVSNVINDYTHVSDRTRRVVREAIEELGYKVNLAGRHLRQGRTGIIALVVPELDVPYFAELARHVIREAERRSLTVLIHQTGADREHELAALTGFGSSFVDGVILSPLALTPDDLRDRADAPPTVLIGELLEEGADHVAIDNEQAAREATRHLLGLGRRSVLVIGGRSGAGLGTAEARTRGYRTALAEAGIAYDPAALLPVTSFRMPDGAEAVARALSEGARPDALLCLNDQLALGALRALHEHGVRVPDEVAVIGFDDVEAGRFSVPTLSTVAPDKAAVAQVAVELLQQRMDEAAGSASADATSAEVRSPQDLVVAHRLVLRESTEGFGRVLPSGSRPESS, via the coding sequence GTGGCACGACCCAGGATCAAGGACGTCGCGCGCCTCGCAGGGGTGTCGGAGAAGACGGTGTCCAACGTCATCAACGACTACACCCACGTCTCCGACCGGACCAGGCGCGTCGTCCGCGAGGCCATCGAGGAACTCGGCTACAAGGTGAACCTCGCCGGCCGCCACCTGCGCCAGGGCCGCACCGGCATCATCGCCCTCGTCGTTCCCGAACTCGACGTCCCGTACTTCGCGGAGCTCGCCCGGCACGTCATCCGCGAGGCCGAGCGGCGCTCCCTGACGGTGCTGATCCACCAGACGGGGGCGGATCGCGAGCACGAGCTGGCGGCACTGACCGGATTCGGCTCCAGCTTCGTCGACGGAGTCATCCTCAGCCCGCTCGCCCTCACGCCCGACGACCTGCGCGACCGTGCGGACGCCCCGCCCACCGTGCTGATCGGCGAACTGCTGGAGGAAGGCGCCGACCACGTCGCCATCGACAACGAACAGGCCGCGCGGGAAGCGACCAGGCATCTGCTCGGGCTCGGCCGCCGTTCCGTCCTGGTCATCGGCGGACGCAGCGGCGCGGGCCTGGGCACGGCCGAGGCCCGCACCCGCGGCTACCGCACGGCGCTGGCGGAAGCGGGCATCGCCTACGACCCGGCCGCCCTCCTGCCCGTCACGTCCTTCCGGATGCCGGACGGCGCCGAGGCCGTGGCCCGGGCGCTGAGCGAGGGCGCCCGCCCCGACGCACTGCTGTGCCTCAACGACCAACTGGCGCTGGGCGCGCTGCGCGCACTGCACGAGCACGGCGTTCGCGTTCCCGACGAGGTCGCCGTCATCGGCTTCGACGACGTCGAGGCCGGGCGCTTCAGCGTCCCCACCCTGAGCACCGTGGCCCCCGACAAGGCCGCGGTGGCCCAGGTCGCCGTCGAACTCCTGCAACAACGGATGGACGAGGCGGCCGGGTCCGCCTCGGCGGACGCCACCTCGGCCGAGGTGCGCTCACCTCAGGACCTCGTGGTGGCGCATCGTCTGGTGTTGCGCGAAAGCACGGAGGGTTTCGGCCGGGTGCTGCCTTCGGGCTCCCGGCCGGAGTCATCCTGA
- a CDS encoding extracellular solute-binding protein — protein sequence MFTRFSASPPTPAPGAAPGPTRRRLLRHGTAAAGALLAAGPLSGCASPAAADASALRVWDLFQGGDGMLMDDMIKAVSEGPQGFEVERTILDWGPSYYTKLAMSAAGGRASDVAIMHLSRLAGYAPGGLLDPFDLDLLAEFGVSQKDFAPAVWSRTQHDGTVYAIPLDVHPFIVFYDEEAAGKAGLLDSSGELAPLGSPDALLDAGKALAEATGQKGILFGHVTDTAQTWRQFAALYAQTGAAFTLPDGGPPKIDVDAAVRVVDFMQRLFDGRTNPNNLDYNGAMAGFIGGRGGMVMLGEWELPTLKKSGIPLGAAPFPQVFDKPAVYTDSHSFVLPHQDNPDPARRHQAHRYVAEMVKQSLTWASAGHIPAYQPVIAEPEYAALDPQSSYADAGEVAVLDPPNWFAGAASNFQNRMCQPLQSALLGNTSAEKAVRQMVREADALLRQPNPVA from the coding sequence ATGTTCACCCGCTTCTCCGCCTCACCACCAACACCCGCACCCGGTGCGGCACCTGGCCCCACCCGTCGTCGGCTGCTGCGTCACGGCACGGCCGCCGCGGGCGCGCTGCTCGCCGCCGGCCCGCTGTCCGGCTGCGCCTCACCGGCCGCCGCCGACGCCTCCGCCCTGCGCGTCTGGGACCTGTTCCAGGGCGGCGACGGCATGCTGATGGACGACATGATCAAGGCGGTCTCCGAAGGACCGCAGGGCTTCGAGGTGGAGCGGACGATCCTCGACTGGGGACCGTCGTACTACACCAAGCTGGCCATGTCGGCCGCCGGCGGCCGGGCCTCCGACGTGGCGATCATGCACCTCTCCAGGCTGGCCGGCTATGCGCCCGGCGGCCTGCTCGACCCCTTCGACCTGGACCTGCTCGCCGAATTCGGCGTCAGCCAGAAGGACTTCGCACCGGCGGTCTGGTCGCGGACGCAGCACGATGGGACCGTCTACGCCATCCCGCTCGACGTCCATCCCTTCATCGTGTTCTACGACGAGGAGGCCGCCGGCAAGGCGGGGCTCCTCGACTCCTCGGGTGAACTGGCCCCGCTGGGCTCCCCGGACGCCCTGCTCGACGCCGGCAAGGCACTCGCCGAAGCGACCGGGCAGAAGGGCATCCTGTTCGGCCACGTCACCGACACCGCCCAGACCTGGCGGCAGTTCGCTGCCCTGTACGCCCAGACCGGTGCCGCCTTCACCCTGCCGGACGGCGGGCCCCCGAAGATCGACGTCGACGCCGCCGTACGCGTCGTCGACTTCATGCAGCGGCTCTTCGACGGCCGTACCAACCCCAACAACCTGGACTACAACGGCGCGATGGCCGGCTTCATCGGCGGTCGCGGCGGCATGGTCATGCTCGGCGAGTGGGAACTGCCCACTCTGAAGAAGTCGGGCATCCCGCTCGGCGCCGCCCCCTTCCCCCAGGTCTTCGACAAGCCGGCGGTCTACACGGACAGCCACAGCTTCGTCCTCCCGCACCAGGACAATCCCGACCCGGCGCGGCGCCACCAGGCACACCGGTATGTCGCGGAGATGGTCAAGCAGAGCCTCACCTGGGCGAGCGCCGGTCACATCCCCGCCTACCAGCCCGTGATCGCGGAACCGGAGTACGCCGCCCTCGACCCGCAGTCCTCCTACGCGGACGCGGGAGAGGTGGCGGTGCTCGATCCGCCGAACTGGTTCGCCGGGGCCGCTTCGAACTTCCAGAACCGGATGTGCCAGCCGCTCCAGTCGGCGCTGCTGGGCAACACCTCCGCCGAGAAGGCGGTGCGTCAGATGGTCCGCGAGGCGGACGCGCTGCTCCGGCAGCCCAACCCGGTGGCCTGA
- a CDS encoding carbohydrate ABC transporter permease, which translates to MTTTAPPGTDAAAGPAADRPGDRRRFGLSGRSITQGPGLVFVVPFLLVFVLFLVWPIVHGLWMSFTDSSLALRDTAFVGFDNYAEAFGDPDVWSSLGNTAVFTAISSVPLVLIALAMALLVHSGLAGQWVWRLAFFAPYLLPVTVVTLIWTWLYQPELGLANQFLGTLGMEPVGWLSDEAVAMWSIAALTVWWTVGFNFLLYLAALQSLPSTYYEAAALDGAGAWRRLWSITLPQLRRTTVLVAMLQVLASLKVFDQIYILTKGGPNASTRPVLEYVYDVGFTGYRLGYASAVSYLFFALVIVVSLVQLRLFRQED; encoded by the coding sequence GTGACCACCACCGCACCCCCCGGCACCGACGCCGCGGCCGGCCCGGCCGCCGACCGCCCCGGCGACCGCCGCCGCTTCGGCCTGAGCGGCCGCAGTATCACCCAGGGCCCCGGCCTCGTCTTCGTCGTACCGTTCCTGCTCGTCTTCGTCCTGTTCCTGGTGTGGCCCATCGTGCACGGGCTCTGGATGAGCTTCACCGACAGCTCGCTCGCGCTGCGCGACACGGCGTTCGTCGGCTTCGACAACTATGCCGAGGCGTTCGGCGATCCGGACGTCTGGAGCAGCCTCGGCAACACGGCCGTCTTCACCGCCATCTCCAGTGTTCCGCTGGTGCTGATCGCGCTGGCCATGGCCCTGCTGGTGCACAGCGGCCTGGCCGGGCAATGGGTGTGGCGACTGGCCTTCTTCGCTCCCTACCTGCTGCCCGTGACCGTGGTGACGCTCATCTGGACCTGGCTCTACCAGCCGGAGCTCGGCCTGGCGAACCAGTTCCTCGGCACCCTCGGCATGGAGCCCGTCGGCTGGCTCTCCGACGAAGCCGTCGCGATGTGGTCGATCGCCGCCCTCACCGTCTGGTGGACGGTCGGCTTCAACTTCCTGCTCTACCTCGCCGCGCTCCAGTCCCTGCCCTCGACGTACTACGAGGCCGCCGCGCTGGACGGCGCCGGAGCCTGGCGGCGCCTGTGGTCCATCACCCTGCCGCAACTGCGCAGGACCACCGTGCTCGTCGCGATGCTCCAAGTACTGGCCTCGCTCAAGGTGTTCGACCAGATCTACATCCTCACCAAGGGCGGCCCCAACGCCTCGACCCGGCCCGTCCTGGAGTACGTCTACGACGTCGGCTTCACCGGCTACCGGCTCGGTTACGCCTCCGCCGTCTCCTACCTGTTCTTCGCCCTCGTCATCGTCGTCTCGCTCGTGCAACTGCGTCTCTTCCGCCAGGAGGACTGA
- a CDS encoding carbohydrate ABC transporter permease, with protein sequence MSATATPLRPRRRPPLAAAESSLLLGHGRLPRALAGTALAVLAAVWLLPFVWAVATSVQSEQDAASPGLSPIKGAFTTEAYQQILERGNVTVWAFNSFLIAGLVTLITVVVSTLAAYGFSRGTFRGRRALLAVTVAAILVPPQLLVVPLFEQMLLFNLVDTYAAVILPQVVAPMMVFILKRFFDAIPRELEDAARMDGASEFRVFLSIVLPLSRPIVAAVAIFVFIGAWNNFMWPFIVTNDPDLMTLPVGLATVKDAFGIQYAQSMASALLAALPLIVVFLFFQRRIVDSVATTGLGGS encoded by the coding sequence GTGTCCGCCACCGCAACACCCCTTCGCCCGCGGCGCCGTCCCCCCTTGGCAGCTGCCGAATCCTCCCTGCTGCTCGGCCACGGCCGGCTGCCTCGTGCCCTGGCCGGCACTGCGCTCGCCGTCCTGGCCGCTGTCTGGCTGCTGCCGTTCGTCTGGGCGGTCGCCACCTCGGTGCAGAGCGAGCAGGACGCGGCCTCGCCCGGCCTGTCCCCGATCAAGGGCGCTTTCACGACCGAGGCGTATCAGCAGATCCTGGAACGCGGGAACGTCACCGTCTGGGCCTTCAACAGCTTCCTGATCGCCGGCCTGGTCACGCTGATCACGGTCGTCGTCTCCACGCTCGCCGCGTACGGCTTCTCACGCGGCACCTTCCGCGGCCGCCGGGCCCTGCTCGCCGTCACCGTCGCCGCCATCCTGGTCCCGCCCCAGCTGCTCGTCGTACCGCTCTTCGAGCAGATGCTGCTCTTCAACCTGGTGGACACCTACGCGGCCGTCATCCTGCCGCAGGTCGTCGCGCCCATGATGGTCTTCATCCTCAAGCGCTTCTTCGACGCCATCCCCCGGGAGCTGGAGGACGCGGCCCGGATGGACGGGGCCTCGGAGTTCCGGGTGTTCCTGTCGATCGTGCTGCCGCTGTCGCGGCCGATCGTCGCCGCCGTCGCGATCTTCGTCTTCATCGGGGCGTGGAACAACTTCATGTGGCCGTTCATCGTCACCAACGACCCGGACCTGATGACCCTCCCGGTCGGCCTGGCCACCGTCAAGGACGCCTTCGGTATCCAGTACGCCCAGTCCATGGCGTCCGCGCTGCTGGCCGCGCTGCCACTGATCGTGGTGTTCCTCTTCTTCCAGCGCCGCATCGTCGACTCCGTCGCCACCACCGGCCTCGGCGGTTCCTGA